From a single Hemibagrus wyckioides isolate EC202008001 linkage group LG27, SWU_Hwy_1.0, whole genome shotgun sequence genomic region:
- the ptpn4b gene encoding tyrosine-protein phosphatase non-receptor type 4b isoform X2, whose amino-acid sequence MTARFRLPAGRSSDVGESEVARDRPSSQVVCNVLLLDNTVQEFRSNKQDQGQILLDAVFKHLELTEQDYFGLQITDDSSDSQRWLDPSKPIRKQLKRVAPNNLSFRVKFFVSDPSKLQEEYTRYLYFLQLKQDIQSGKLPCPQNAAAVLASYAVQAELGDYSQSEQSQDYLSEYSFIPNPPEDFEKEVAKLHQQHTGLTPAQSEFNYLNSASSLELYGVELHYARDQSTAEVHIGVMAAGICIYKNRVRVNHFSWVKIVKISFKSRQFFIQLRKESSKSRESLLAYSMANYRACKNVWKACVEHHTFFRLERPLPPQKNFFTHYFTLGSKFRYWSPSKPLVRRLVSGTDWETVSRNSLSDERLETQSLPNRSRPGSPNHSIFAADGTRIRPSSIGHLVDHVIDDSVCQAFTNHKSASSTQANSISLDSTPSPDSAIDSQPPALPPKQSRKNLISHISQSRSELELEDHAAELYDVPGASDKSMNGAVPHDNLVLIKMKPDENGRFGFNVKGGADQRMPIIVSRVAPGTAADLCVPRLNEGDQVVLINGRDISDYTHDDVVMLIKASCENQSAELILLVRPNAIYDVDEEEEKLDLEPEFQYIPESCAMDRSHSDPDGWKSSFQMLREGLSNGSVLAQFDQLYRKRPGMSVSCARLPQNLSKNRYRDISPYDATRVVLQGAEDYINANYINMEIPGGGGVRRYIACQGPLPGTCCDFWQMVWEQSAALVVMLTTQVERGRVKCHQYWPNVSSTGTYGNFQVSCVSEDGKSAYLLRALTLTHLETKEERHICQMQYMAWPDHGVPDDSTDFLNFVSLVRSKRGDSQDPVVVHCSAGIGRTGVLITMETAMCLIERSQDVYPLDIVRTMRDQRAMMIQTASQYRFVCEAILRVYNEEIVKPLEPPESPACATEE is encoded by the exons AGGTGGCTGGATCCAAGCAAGCCGATAAGGAAACAGCTGAAAA GGGTCGCTCCAAATAATCTGAGTTTTAGGGTGAAGTTTTTTGTAAGTGATCCAAGCAAACTTCAAGAGGAGTACACAAG GTACCTGTACTTTTTACAGTTGAAGCAGGACATCCAGAGTGGGAA GTTACCGTGTCCCCAGAATGCAGCAGCAGTTTTGGCCTCTTACGCTGTTCAGG CCGAGCTGGGGGACTACAGCCAATCGGAGCAGTCACAGGACTACCTTTCCGAGTACAGCTTCATCCCAAATCCGCCGGAGGATTTTGAGAAGGAGGTCGCCAAACTGCACCAGCAGCACAC tgGACTCACTCCTGCTCAGTCAGAGTTTAACTACTTGAATTCTGCCAGTTCTTTAGAGCTGTATGGAGTGGAACTGCACTATGCTCGA GACCAGAGCACTGCTGAGGTACACATTGGAGTGATGGCAGCTGGGATCTGCATTTATAAAAACAGGGTACGGGTCAACCATTTCTCATG GGTGAAAATTGTCAAAATATCCTTCAAATCAAGACAATTTTTTATCCAACTCCGGAAAGAATCg AGTAAGAGCAGGGAGTCCCTGTTGGCCTACAGCATGGCAAACTACAGAGCGTGTAAGAACGTATGGAAGGCCTGCGTGGAGCACCACACGTTTTTCCGACTGGAGCGGCCCTTACCACCCCAGAAGAACTTCTTCACGCACTACTTCACTCTCGGCTCGAAGTTCCGTTACTG GTCACCCAGCAAGCCATTGGTCAGGAGGCTGGTGAGTGGGACAGACTGGGAGACGGTGAGCAGGAACTCGCTCTCAGACGAACGACTGGAGACACAGAGTCTGCCCAACCGCTCGCGCCCGGGCTCGCCCAATCA TTCCATATTTGCTGCGGATGGCACCCGGATCCGACCGTCCTCCATTGGGCACCTGGTGGATCACGTGATCGATGACTCTGTGTGCCAAGCTTTCACCAACCACAAGTCGGCATCGTCAACACAGGCCAACAGCATCAGCCTGGACTCGACCCC ATCTCCAGACAGCGCGATAGACAGCCAGCCTCCTGCTCTTCCACCAAAGCAGTCCAGGAAGAACCTGATCAGTCACATCAGCCAATCCCGATCTGAGCTGGAGCTCGAGGACCACGCTGCCGAACTGTACGACGTGCCTGGAGCTTCAGATAAGAGCATG AATGGAGCAGTTCCACACGACAACCTTGTCCTGATCAAAATGAAGCCGGATGAAAACGGACGTTTCGGATTCAACGTTAAG GGTGGCGCCGATCAGAGAATGCCCATCATTGTGTCTCGCGTCGCTCCTGGAACTGCG GCTGACCTGTGTGTACCGCGTCTGAACGAGGGTGACCAGGTGGTGCTGATAAACGGACGAGACATTTCAGACTACACCCATGACGACGTGGTCATGCTAATCAAAGCCAGCTGTGAAAACCAATCAGCAGAGCTTATTCTGCTAGTAAGACCCAACG CAATCTATGATgtggacgaggaggaggagaagctgGATTTGGAGCCGGAGTTCCAGTACATTCCAGAAAGCTGCGCTATGGATCGCTCGCACTCAGACCCGGATGGATGGAAATCGTCCTTCCAGATGCTGAGAGAAGGCCTAAGCAATGGCTCTGTGCTCGCTCAGTTTGAT CAACTGTATCGAAAACGACCTGGCATGTCCGTGTCCTGTGCCAGGTTACCACAGAACCTGTCGAAAAATCGTTACCGGGACATTTCACCAT ATGACGCGACCCGAGTCGTCCTGCAGGGAGCCGAGGACTACATCAACGCAAACTACATTAAT ATGGAGATACCAGGCGGAGGTGGTGTAAGGCGGTACATTGCGTGTCAAGGCCCACTTCCTGGCACTTGTTGCGATTTCTGGCAGATGGTGTGGGAACAGAGCGCCGCCCTGGTGGTCATGCTCACCACGCAGGTGGAACGGGGCAGG GTGAAGTGTCATCAGTACTGGCCGAATGTCTCCTCCACCGGCACTTACGGCAATTTCCAAGTGTCCTGCGTATCTGAGGATGGGAAATCGGCGTATCTGCTCCGAGCACTGACTCTCACACACCTGGAG acTAAAGAAGAGAGGCATATTTGTCAGATGCAGTACATGGCTTGGCCTGATCACGGCGTTCCAGACGATTCCACCGATTTCCTGAACTTTGTGAGCTTGGTACGCAGTAAGAGAGGAGACTCCCAGGACCCTGTGGTTGTGCACTGCAG CGCTGGGATTGGTCGCACAGGGGTTCtcatcaccatggagacagcGATGTGTCTGATCGAGCGGAGTCAAGACGTATATCCGTTAGACATCGTCCGGACCATGAGAGACCAGCGGGCCATGATGATTCAAACTGCA AGTCAGTATCGGTTTGTATGTGAAGCCATTCTGAGAGTGTATAACGAGGAGATAGTGAAGCCGCTGGAGCCGCCGGAGTCGCCCGCGTGCGCAACAGAGGAATAA
- the ptpn4b gene encoding tyrosine-protein phosphatase non-receptor type 4b isoform X1, whose protein sequence is MTARFRLPAGRSSDVGESEVARDRPSSQVVCNVLLLDNTVQEFRSNKQDQGQILLDAVFKHLELTEQDYFGLQITDDSSDSQRWLDPSKPIRKQLKRVAPNNLSFRVKFFVSDPSKLQEEYTRYLYFLQLKQDIQSGKLPCPQNAAAVLASYAVQAELGDYSQSEQSQDYLSEYSFIPNPPEDFEKEVAKLHQQHTGLTPAQSEFNYLNSASSLELYGVELHYARDQSTAEVHIGVMAAGICIYKNRVRVNHFSWVKIVKISFKSRQFFIQLRKESSKSRESLLAYSMANYRACKNVWKACVEHHTFFRLERPLPPQKNFFTHYFTLGSKFRYCGRTEAQSVQYGKEQGVKDRVFARSPSKPLVRRLVSGTDWETVSRNSLSDERLETQSLPNRSRPGSPNHSIFAADGTRIRPSSIGHLVDHVIDDSVCQAFTNHKSASSTQANSISLDSTPSPDSAIDSQPPALPPKQSRKNLISHISQSRSELELEDHAAELYDVPGASDKSMNGAVPHDNLVLIKMKPDENGRFGFNVKGGADQRMPIIVSRVAPGTAADLCVPRLNEGDQVVLINGRDISDYTHDDVVMLIKASCENQSAELILLVRPNAIYDVDEEEEKLDLEPEFQYIPESCAMDRSHSDPDGWKSSFQMLREGLSNGSVLAQFDQLYRKRPGMSVSCARLPQNLSKNRYRDISPYDATRVVLQGAEDYINANYINMEIPGGGGVRRYIACQGPLPGTCCDFWQMVWEQSAALVVMLTTQVERGRVKCHQYWPNVSSTGTYGNFQVSCVSEDGKSAYLLRALTLTHLETKEERHICQMQYMAWPDHGVPDDSTDFLNFVSLVRSKRGDSQDPVVVHCSAGIGRTGVLITMETAMCLIERSQDVYPLDIVRTMRDQRAMMIQTASQYRFVCEAILRVYNEEIVKPLEPPESPACATEE, encoded by the exons AGGTGGCTGGATCCAAGCAAGCCGATAAGGAAACAGCTGAAAA GGGTCGCTCCAAATAATCTGAGTTTTAGGGTGAAGTTTTTTGTAAGTGATCCAAGCAAACTTCAAGAGGAGTACACAAG GTACCTGTACTTTTTACAGTTGAAGCAGGACATCCAGAGTGGGAA GTTACCGTGTCCCCAGAATGCAGCAGCAGTTTTGGCCTCTTACGCTGTTCAGG CCGAGCTGGGGGACTACAGCCAATCGGAGCAGTCACAGGACTACCTTTCCGAGTACAGCTTCATCCCAAATCCGCCGGAGGATTTTGAGAAGGAGGTCGCCAAACTGCACCAGCAGCACAC tgGACTCACTCCTGCTCAGTCAGAGTTTAACTACTTGAATTCTGCCAGTTCTTTAGAGCTGTATGGAGTGGAACTGCACTATGCTCGA GACCAGAGCACTGCTGAGGTACACATTGGAGTGATGGCAGCTGGGATCTGCATTTATAAAAACAGGGTACGGGTCAACCATTTCTCATG GGTGAAAATTGTCAAAATATCCTTCAAATCAAGACAATTTTTTATCCAACTCCGGAAAGAATCg AGTAAGAGCAGGGAGTCCCTGTTGGCCTACAGCATGGCAAACTACAGAGCGTGTAAGAACGTATGGAAGGCCTGCGTGGAGCACCACACGTTTTTCCGACTGGAGCGGCCCTTACCACCCCAGAAGAACTTCTTCACGCACTACTTCACTCTCGGCTCGAAGTTCCGTTACTG cGGAAGAACGGAGGCTCAGTCTGTCCAATATGGAAAAGAGCAAGGCGTCAAGGACAGAGTCTTCGCCCG GTCACCCAGCAAGCCATTGGTCAGGAGGCTGGTGAGTGGGACAGACTGGGAGACGGTGAGCAGGAACTCGCTCTCAGACGAACGACTGGAGACACAGAGTCTGCCCAACCGCTCGCGCCCGGGCTCGCCCAATCA TTCCATATTTGCTGCGGATGGCACCCGGATCCGACCGTCCTCCATTGGGCACCTGGTGGATCACGTGATCGATGACTCTGTGTGCCAAGCTTTCACCAACCACAAGTCGGCATCGTCAACACAGGCCAACAGCATCAGCCTGGACTCGACCCC ATCTCCAGACAGCGCGATAGACAGCCAGCCTCCTGCTCTTCCACCAAAGCAGTCCAGGAAGAACCTGATCAGTCACATCAGCCAATCCCGATCTGAGCTGGAGCTCGAGGACCACGCTGCCGAACTGTACGACGTGCCTGGAGCTTCAGATAAGAGCATG AATGGAGCAGTTCCACACGACAACCTTGTCCTGATCAAAATGAAGCCGGATGAAAACGGACGTTTCGGATTCAACGTTAAG GGTGGCGCCGATCAGAGAATGCCCATCATTGTGTCTCGCGTCGCTCCTGGAACTGCG GCTGACCTGTGTGTACCGCGTCTGAACGAGGGTGACCAGGTGGTGCTGATAAACGGACGAGACATTTCAGACTACACCCATGACGACGTGGTCATGCTAATCAAAGCCAGCTGTGAAAACCAATCAGCAGAGCTTATTCTGCTAGTAAGACCCAACG CAATCTATGATgtggacgaggaggaggagaagctgGATTTGGAGCCGGAGTTCCAGTACATTCCAGAAAGCTGCGCTATGGATCGCTCGCACTCAGACCCGGATGGATGGAAATCGTCCTTCCAGATGCTGAGAGAAGGCCTAAGCAATGGCTCTGTGCTCGCTCAGTTTGAT CAACTGTATCGAAAACGACCTGGCATGTCCGTGTCCTGTGCCAGGTTACCACAGAACCTGTCGAAAAATCGTTACCGGGACATTTCACCAT ATGACGCGACCCGAGTCGTCCTGCAGGGAGCCGAGGACTACATCAACGCAAACTACATTAAT ATGGAGATACCAGGCGGAGGTGGTGTAAGGCGGTACATTGCGTGTCAAGGCCCACTTCCTGGCACTTGTTGCGATTTCTGGCAGATGGTGTGGGAACAGAGCGCCGCCCTGGTGGTCATGCTCACCACGCAGGTGGAACGGGGCAGG GTGAAGTGTCATCAGTACTGGCCGAATGTCTCCTCCACCGGCACTTACGGCAATTTCCAAGTGTCCTGCGTATCTGAGGATGGGAAATCGGCGTATCTGCTCCGAGCACTGACTCTCACACACCTGGAG acTAAAGAAGAGAGGCATATTTGTCAGATGCAGTACATGGCTTGGCCTGATCACGGCGTTCCAGACGATTCCACCGATTTCCTGAACTTTGTGAGCTTGGTACGCAGTAAGAGAGGAGACTCCCAGGACCCTGTGGTTGTGCACTGCAG CGCTGGGATTGGTCGCACAGGGGTTCtcatcaccatggagacagcGATGTGTCTGATCGAGCGGAGTCAAGACGTATATCCGTTAGACATCGTCCGGACCATGAGAGACCAGCGGGCCATGATGATTCAAACTGCA AGTCAGTATCGGTTTGTATGTGAAGCCATTCTGAGAGTGTATAACGAGGAGATAGTGAAGCCGCTGGAGCCGCCGGAGTCGCCCGCGTGCGCAACAGAGGAATAA